A single window of Vigna unguiculata cultivar IT97K-499-35 chromosome 1, ASM411807v1, whole genome shotgun sequence DNA harbors:
- the LOC114176140 gene encoding protein DETOXIFICATION 21-like, with protein sequence MEENLKQKLLNRAITSEEEKEDDSSLVKRVWNESKSMWIVAAPAIFTRFSTFGLNVISQAFVGHIGPRELAAFALVFTVLIRFANGVLLGMASALSTLCGQAFGAKEYSMMGVYLQRSWIVLLLTALVLVPVFIFTSPILILLGQDESIAHVAGTISLWAIPVMFSFIFSFTTQMFLQSQSKNVIIAFLAAFAIVIHVSLSWLLTMNFNLGIPGAMISTILAYWIPNVGQLIFVTCGWCSDTWNGFSFLAFKDLWPVVKMSLSAGAMLCLELWYNTILVLLTGNMENAEIQIDALSICINVNGWEMMISLGFMAAASVRVANELGKGSSKAAKFSILVTVFTSFSIGLILFIIFLLLREKIAYVFTTSEDVAVAVGDLSPLLAFSLLLNSVQPVLSGVAIGAGWQSTVAYVNIGCYYIIGIPFGILLGNVFHLQVKGVWIGMLFGTLIQTIVLIILTYRTNWDEQVMIARIRINRWSKVDPDNETIRSDN encoded by the exons ATGGAGGAGAATCTAAAGCAGAAGTTGCTGAACAGAGCAATAACCtcagaggaagaaaaagaagatgattCATCGTTGGTGAAGAGGGTGTGGAACGAGAGCAAGTCGATGTGGATAGTGGCAGCACCAGCCATATTCACTAGGTTCTCCACCTTCGGTCTCAATGTCATAAGTCAAGCTTTTGTTGGTCATATTGGCCCAAGGGAACTTGCTGCTTTTGCCCTTGTCTTCACTGTTCTCATTCGCTTTGCCAATGGTGTTCTG TTAGGAATGGCGAGTGCATTGTCAACACTTTGTGGACAAGCATTTGGGGCAAAAGAATATAGCATGATGGGAGTGTATCTTCAAAGATCATGGATAGTTTTGTTGTTGACTGCACTTGTTCTTGTTCCCGTGTTCATATTCACAAGCCCAATTTTGATCCTTTTAGGCCAAGATGAGAGCATAGCACATGTTGCAGGAACCATTTCTCTCTGGGCAATTCCTGTCatgttttctttcattttctctttcacCACCCAGATGTTTCTGCAATCTCAAAGCAAGAACGTCATCATTGCATTCTTGGCAGCTTTTGCCATAGTGATTCATGTGTCTCTCTCATGGCTTTTGACTATGAATTTCAATCTCGGGATTCCTGGTGCTATGATTTCGACAATTTTGGCATACTGGATTCCCAACGTTGGTCAACTCATATTTGTCACATGTGGTTGGTGCTCTGATACATGGAATGGTTTCTCCTTTCTCGCATTCAAAGACCTCTGGCCTGTTGTCAAGATGTCCCTTTCTGCTGGTGCCATGTTATG TCTTGAGCTCTGGTACAACACAATATTGGTTCTGTTAACGGGTAACATGGAAAATGCAGAGATTCAAATTGATGCTCTATCTATATG CATCAATGTCAATGGATGGGAAATGATGATATCACTTGGTTTCATGGCTGCAGCAAG TGTTCGCGTGGCAAACGAACTCGGAAAAGGAAGCTCCAAAGCTGCAAAGTTTTCTATACTTGTGACTGTTTTTACATCCTTTTCAATTGGGTTAATcttgtttataattttcttacttttaagagaaaaaatagcCTATGTATTTACAACAAGCGAAGACGTGGCTGTTGCTGTTGGGGATTTGTCACCTTTGTTGGCATTTTCTTTGTTACTAAATAGTGTTCAACCAGTGCTCTCAG GGGTTGCTATTGGAGCAGGGTGGCAGAGCACTGTAGCATATGTTAACATAGGGTGTTATTACATCATAGGTATTCCTTTTGGAATATTGCTTGGTAATGTTTTCCACTTGCAAGTTAAG GGTGTTTGGATTGGAATGTTGTTTGGGACACTAATTCAAACTATAGTTCTAATTATATTAACCTACAGAACTAACTGGGATGAACAG GTAATGATAGCCCGTATCCGAATTAATAGGTGGTCTAAAGTTGATCCTGATAATGAAACAATTAGATCAGATAATTAG
- the LOC114190337 gene encoding uncharacterized protein LOC114190337 codes for MTTIQFLGHIISAQGIFVDPSKVEAVLRWERPKSVTEIRSFVGLAGYYRRFIEGFSKIVAPLTQLTRKDQPFAWIDRCEVSFQELKQKLTSAPVLVIPDTSRPFEVYCDASHLGLGCVLMQE; via the coding sequence ATGACCACAATCCAATTCTTGGGGCATATAATCTCAGCTCAGGGCATATTTGTGGATCCATCTAAGGTGGAAGCTGTGTTGAGATGGGAGCGTCCGAAATCAGTGACTGAGATTAGGAGTTTTGTGGGGCTGGCAGGCTACTACAGGAGGTTCATTGAAGGATTCTCTAAGATCGTGGCCCCCTTAACCCAGCTGACTCGCAAGGATCAGCCTTTTGCTTGGATTGACCGTTGTGAGGTTAGTTTCCAAGAGTTGAAGCAGAAGCTGACTAGTGCGCCCGTGTTGGTGATTCCTGATACCAGTAGGCCTTTTGAGGTTTACTGCGATGCCTCACACCTGGGGTTAGGGTGCGTTCTGATGCAAGAATGA